A region from the Peromyscus leucopus breed LL Stock chromosome 9, UCI_PerLeu_2.1, whole genome shotgun sequence genome encodes:
- the LOC114702133 gene encoding ubiquitin-like protein 5, which yields MIEVVCNDHLGKKVHIKCNTNDTIRDLKKPIAAQTGTRWNKIVLKKWYTIFKDQVSLGDYEIHDGMNLELYYQ from the coding sequence ATGATTGAGGTGGTTTGCAATGACCATCTAGGAAAGAAAGTCCACATCAAGTGCAACACCAATGACACTATCAGGGACTTGAAGAAACCGATAGCGGCCCAAACTGGCACCCGTTGGAATAAGATTGTTCTTAAAAAGTGGTACACAATTTTTAAGGACCAAGTGTCTCTGGGAGATTATGAAATCCATGATGGGATGAACCTGGAGCTTTATTACCAATAG